The genomic DNA gcatacattgatatttgtaccagacggggtaggaatagcattcatttctaattgcaccagagtacaaatagcatacactgctaattgtaccaggggtgcaaatagcatacacttctaatggcaccagggtacaaatagcatacactgctaattgtaccaggggtgcaaatagcatacacttctaattgtaccaggggtgtaaatagcatacacttctaattgtaccaggggtgcaaatagcatacacttctaattgcaccagggtacaaatagcacacactgctaattgtaccaggggtgcaaatagcctcaccccaACAAAAATGCAATTTGACAGCATTTTGTAGCATTATTATGAAATAatatatctgtgtctaaaacagttAGTTGTGATGCTCagattgattttacattcactTGGCTTCGGTACTGTCCAAAACTGCTGGAGTCTGTGATGAAGACTGAAGCTAAAAGTTCAGATATAATATTCACAAAGTCAACATTAATTAAAGTGGTTGGactcccagtgtgtgtgttgtttggctGTCCCAGCTGATTTCTGCTGATTGGAAACATCTCCAACTTTCCATCCGACAACTGAAGAAGGAAAGTGAACCGACAGCAGCACCTGTCTGTCCATCAGTCACCTGGAGCGGGCGGGGGGGACACGCTTCTGCTGTTCTGCCAAAAAGTGATCGTAGCCCCAACCTTTACACTGAAAGGTTGTTTCTGCCTCAAAAATACTAGATTTCAATTCTATCTGACAGATTATAGCCCACAAGAATTTAACCAGTTTAAATACATTCTTTAAGAAGCAATACATCCATAAAATGCACGTTTCCACTTGCCAAAAAGTGAGCATAGCTCCTAGCTTGTGTTTGAATGGTTGTTTCTGAAGAGAAGATGAGAACGAGCAAACAAGACACATGTTCATGTCTTCATCATCAAAATAATCTGCCTCAGGTTGAGCAGAATAAACGTgaaataaaaagtgacaaaactaaactaaagatTAAAGTCAAAGTAGCAATAGgctaccacagtgtagaaatactctgttacaagtaaagatCCTGCATTAGAAAGTCTACTCGAGtcaaagtaggctacatacttACTTAGCACTAACTTGaagtattaaaagaaaaagtactCACTGTGTACATTTCAGAGTGTGAAATTATGGAgccatcaaggttctgaaagaTGATATATTTTCTATCTTAGGCACAAGTCTTATTATGGTGTGCAACAAGATTAAAATGATAGATGTTTAAAGCCTCTAGTctgaaaaggtttaatgaacaggCTCTTTTAGCGCGTTCATGAACAACACTGATGAGCAAGTTGAGCAAAAGTATGAAAGAGACCAACAGGTTCTCTTCCAAGTGGACTAGAGTTTGGTTCCCTTCAGCTGAGAACTAGACTGGGCAAACCCAGcccagacctgccaaccttgaaaaacttttttgagtagcaacttactgatttattgtCGAAGTTCTGGTTCATGAACACGGCGGCAAGAACGTGGAAAAAATGTgccattaaatgtcaaatctgtatacattttaaaccctagaaaataattatgttcaagtaggctacttgaattaaataaaacattttatttaaattatcagTCATATTTAATAGAATTAATTTGAccataatataatccaataaaattacagtgcataatgagcactttcacttttggtactttaagtatattttgataacaCTTTAGTACTATTACATATTCGGGaagatgttgaatgcaggacttgtaaccgACAAGTAATTTGTAAATCTACAACAtcgttttttctacttttactgcaatacatgatgtgagtaagtcttccacctctggaGATCACCACCAACAGTCGTGCATGAACACCTGCAGCAGTGTTTAACACTGGAAACACACAGTTCAGTTCAGCGTTTCcttgcagctctgctacagcagcagctaaccgctaacgttacctgccggtcacatcgtctctaaacagtccgctcacagtgaagtcctgTGCGGATCAACAGCTGTTAGAGTccggcggctgctcgctctgtttGTTACGCACACCGAGCAGATTGATGCGCTCACAGAGCCAATCTTTGCAGATGTTACCGCtcggtgtttggctagctaatacgccgttagcctgttagcttgaGCTTTGTCTGAAGGCGGCGAGCGGCCAGCCAAGGTCCGACAGACACCGACACATTCCACACATCCTCCGCTCAGTTTTAACCTTTTGTGTTTAACTTGGGGAAACTAAACGGGAATGAGAGAGGAATGAATAACACTTGCATGTGATGCTTTCGTTTTACTATCAGTAGCCGATATCCCCACTTGACATTAGAGGAAGGGACCCGACGGTGTGATTGGTCaaactcttcttctttagttttttttccagcatgctcGTGGCTGCTACACTGTTACGCTGTTTTAGCCATAAGTTTTAGCTACGTACTATCATCAAGAGTTAGACTGAGACGGCTGCACGTCAACGAGTGAAAACTCAAAACAGTCAACTGATTTTCGCgtagtttaaagtgacaaatcgtatcaccgtattttgatgtcaaaatgcgTATCTACTACAcaaaatgcgtacaggttggcaggtctgccaGCCccatctgccggcgatttgatttcaccCTGTTCAATctgaaaagattgagcttggtctggtgatagccagactaggtgAGAACGGGATCTGAcccaaacacaggaagtggaccaaaaacagagcatttactaTCCTGCAGTTTACACCTttcacacagtttacagacttaaatatctggtttaagggatgataactttcagatccatatgTAATGCGTGTGCAGGTTAGTTCCTCCAGCAAATGTGAATGCCTGAAACTTGTTTCTCAGCAGACAAATTATTCAATTCATAGCTTTAAAGAAACCTGTGTCTATTCTAGTGAGTCAGCTTCCAGTAAGATTCCAGTTCCCTCCAAACAGTGGCCTAGGTTTTAACAGACACTCTGCTCCAACTCCTCTTTAACACAACTAAAGACATTTAATGATAGAGACAACACTGTCAGCTGCTCCCATTGTTCACCTTCCTCTAAAttattagaaacactaaagcagaaccagaaaagcCAACacggtagaaatgtagtggagcttCATTATTTCGGAGAGTTTCCCtctgatattctgtccaatcaaCAAGCGACTGCTTCCACCACGTGACGTGTGTTTCCACTGTTTGCTGCGTTTGATAAAGTGCAGTGTGAcgcaaaccgaaccaaatgaaaaatgcaacgttACAACTTCAGCCCCGAATCTCACCGAGCCCACCGAACTACAGAGGAGCAACTAACTGAGCAGACTGTTGCTCGGCAACAAGCGCAGATCGATAGAGTTCAGTGATGCAGATATTTCATACAATGTCagtattattcatattttaaagaCATTCATATTAATTAGAACTGTTTCCACTTTTGCTAATTTTTTGCATAACTTCACCTTCTTCACATTAAAGCCTGCAATTCAGTGTAGTGACAGCTTTTCAGAAAACCTTTAAATATTCCACTTTAGTATCATACATGTTTGGTGTTATTTAACATGTTAAAGCCAGCAATCTAGTTCaactttagcaatttagcttttcagcattcacaagcattttctgcaggaaatgcattttctagttacttTCAGATTAGTTTTTACCCTTCCTTCATGTTAGTGATAAACTGAAATATGTCATAAAAGAATAAACCTGTAAAATAAGAAGAAACTAAATGTCAAAGTTCAATTCAGTTTATTGATTTAAGCATTGATACAATTTAAAACAGGTGTATTATATAAACAGTTGTTATGAAATGTGAAATTAGCTTCATCgaccaaaaccgtttttttgtaccaggctgtaaacatttatatatttctgatgtaaagtttggatttttacaCATGGGGGTCTATGGGGAATGACGCGAGGAACTGTTCAGTGACACACATAACAAACATCGTTTTCAGCATCTTACTGAGATATTAATAATCACtcaaataaaacatacataacCTGACACAAGCTAGCATTAACTCAATTCAGTATCAGGACAGTCACGTAACTTACTGTTAGCTTGAAAGGATTAATGTTACCTTTTGTGATATTAAGTTCAACACTTTAGTAATAGTATAAtattgtaaaacacatttttcatccgtgaaatgttattccatgttgcttagtttagcatttctttcacatgaaCATCCAAAAGCAGTACAACTATCTTTTTCTGAGTCTTTCAGATCAGTTGTCTGTCCCAAGATGGCGGTGCCACAGACGCAGTTTAAACaccatgggccctattttaacgatctgaaacgcaagtatgaaatgcaaaacgcaagtagctttgagggcggatctcgggcgctgttgctattatacctgcgggataaatgactcttgcgctcgacgcaaatctaaaatgggttggtctgaagtagctaggtgtggtttgggtgtaatgtgaaaataaccaatcagagcgtcatctcacattccctttaagagcaggcgtgcttgttccatggcggattgctaggatgacggcggatttgcttggcgcacgccagcgggagctgtccgggatgataaatgcccgtcttggccgggtggtgatgttgctgcggcctctcgggcgtatctcctcaagtctggagaggattgctgcagccatggagcgtgggcctccaaatgcaccatctgctcctgttgtgccccttcctcctccccccactccatctctgtccacccgctccaccaggagcgcatcacACATTACTCCTGGACCAGATTCTGcgggagtgtccaatcccaccgtagtccTCAAATATTTCCTCCTTTATGTCAGCatcacatccatgattcatggaaatgtgtaaaacacaacaagccacaaagaatgctgcgactttttgaggactgtactgtactcctgatctatccaaacacctgaagcacattttcagtaatatttttcattgtaattatgtatggtttgcaaaaatgagatctgctgcgtccgtttagctatcagggcatgaggaggaggcaggaggaaacagctcgGCTCGGAAACATGTTCACAACAcggcagtgtgaatgcgctgatGTGTTTTAAGGTTACCACTCTGAGAAaacgttttcccacattgttcacaccagtacggcttctctccagtgtgaatgcgttgatgttttTTAAGGTCACTACTCCGAGAAaacgttttcccacattgttcacaccagtacggcttctcttcAGTGTGAACACGCTGGTGACATTTAAGGCTATTGctctgagaaaaggttttaccacattgatcacagctgtacggcttctctccagtgtgaatgcgttgatgttttTTAAGGGCACAACTCtcataaaatgttttcccacattgttcacaccagtacggcttctttccagtgtgaacacgctggtgagatttaaggttACTACTCCCAGAAAATGTTttaccacattgatcacagctgtaaggcttctctccagtgtgaatgcgttgatgtgtttttaggGTATTCTGTTGTGTGAAAACTGACCCACATAGATCACAGCTGTGTAGATTGTCTCTAGTGTGAACACGCTGGTGACATTTAAGGTTACTTctctgagaaaaggttttaccacattgttcacagctgtaaggcttttctttagtgtgaatgcgttgatgtatttttagggtactctgttgtgtgaaagctgccccacattgatcacagctgtaaggcttctctccagtgtgaactctctgatgaatatttaaatatccagatgttgtgaaggatttgtcacagtgttgacagtggtgacgtttgggtccctcttctcctctccgtttctatagcaacagacaaacacagagagaaagagtgttAGTGAACAACCACCAAAAACCCCCGCTGCCCCCCCCaaattttcactcttcatacaataatttatgacaaaatgaaggaaaacaTGTGCTGGTTTGCAGACATGTTATTATTGAAGCAAATGTACTTTTCATAACTTTTATAAGTTCAGAAATATTCTAAATTCTTCAGGCAAGTTTCCCCATTCAAATGATTTgcaatttaaaaactacaacatttGCACAATCTTCAGTTTTACTTTCAGTTAGAAATTCCAtggtaactttaaaataaatcaaacctTTCATACATTCTGGTTATTTCTCATCCTTTAAGTCCCATTCAAACCTTTtgaaatacatacattaatTTGATGTCAAACTAAAAGGTAAAGTTCTTCTGGTTGCAGACCTGTTACTATGGAAGCCATCGGGCTCttctcagtgtttcccacaggttgagaatttactgGTAGTGGTGTGTGGCGCAGGATGTGACGGCGCGGTGCTTGATGGCTACGTTTAGTAATAATGAGTTCAGTTATAAACTAggctagggctgcagctatcgataaTTTTAGTAAttgagtattctaccgattattctatcgattaatcgagtaatcagataagaaatacttttgttttattgaggAGCAATCATTAACAATAGTTTGGTTAAATTTACGGAAGAAGGTACATTTCTACTGCCTACATTGCCTACGATATatctaaaaaaactaaacatattaagtgcattcaagtgcaatattacattttaaagattttttttccaaatgatatcaacctcaaac from Perca fluviatilis chromosome 2, GENO_Pfluv_1.0, whole genome shotgun sequence includes the following:
- the LOC120571444 gene encoding zinc finger protein 271-like yields the protein HHCQHCDKSFTTSGYLNIHQRVHTGEKPYSCDQCGAAFTQQSTLKIHQRIHTKEKPYSCEQCGKTFSQRSNLKCHQRVHTRDNLHSCDLCGSVFTQQNTLKTHQRIHTGEKPYSCDQCGKTFSGSSNLKSHQRVHTGKKPYWCEQCGKTFYESCALKKHQRIHTGEKPYSCDQCGKTFSQSNSLKCHQRVHTEEKPYWCEQCGKTFSRSSDLKKHQRIHTGEKPYWCEQCGKTFSQSGYLKIHQRVHTGDNLHSCDQCGAAFTLQSTLKTHQRIHTEEKPYSCDLCGKTFSDISNFKKHQRLHTGEKPYSCDQCGETFSQSSNLESHRRVHTGEKPYWCEQCGETFSQSGHLKRHQLIHSASL